Proteins encoded in a region of the Athene noctua chromosome 4, bAthNoc1.hap1.1, whole genome shotgun sequence genome:
- the CCKAR gene encoding cholecystokinin receptor type A — protein sequence MEIVDASFLGNGTNITAFLCDIILENDTFFCVDDPPYPSKDLHQIIRILLYCLIFLLSVLGNMLVITVLIRNKRMRTVTNTFLLSLSVSDLMLCLFCMPFTLIPNLLKDFIFGSAVCKTATYFMGVSVSVSTFSLVAISLERYSAICKPLQSRVWQTKSHALKVIAATWCVSFTIMSPYPIYSKLVPFTKYNNTTANMCRLLWPSDVIQQSWYTFLLLILFLIPGIIMMVAYGLISLELYRGIKFDASQRKSSRERKVSTCSTKYEDGDGCYLNKTKRKRKMPLQQLSATSHSKIDRVRSSSSSANLMAKKLVIRMLMVIVIMFFLCWTPIFSVNAWRAFDTTSADQRLSGAPISFIHLLSYTSACVNPIIYCFMNKRFRMGFLATFTCCAKQKPTAIRGEVGDEEEGKTTGASLSKCSYTHMNASAPP from the exons ATGGAAATAGTTGATGCTAGCTTCCTTGGGAACGGTACCAATATTACTGCTTTCCTGTGCGATATAATCTTGGAAAATGAtacttttttctgtgtggatgatCCACCTTATCCTTCTAAAG ATTTGCATCAGATAATTCGGATTCTGCTATATTGTTTGATATTTCTGCTCAGCGTTTTGGGAAACATGCTGGTAATTACAGTGCTGATAAGAAACAAGCGGATGAGAACAGTCACAAACACATTTCTGCTGTCACTATCAGTCAGCGACCTGATGCTCTGCCTTTTCTGCATGCCATTCACCCTCATTCCCAACctgctgaaagattttatttttggtagtgctgtttgcaaaactgccaCTTATTTCATGG gTGTCTCTGTGAGTGTATCTACATTCAGCCTGGTTGCCATATCTTTGGAGAGATATAGTGCCATTTGCAAACCGCTGCAGTCCAGGGTCTGGCAGACAAAATCTCATGCCTTGAAAGTGATTGCTGCTACCTGGTGTGTTTCCTTTACTATCATGTCACCATACCCAATTTACAGCAAACTGGTACCTTTTACCAAGTATAACAACACCACAGCAAATATGTGTCGGCTCCTTTGGCCAAGTGATGTCATTCAGCAGTCTTG GTACACTTTCCTGCTACTCATACTCTTTCTTATACCTGGGATTATAATGATGGTTGCATATGGCCTAATTTCTTTGGAACTCTACAGAGGAATAAAATTCGATGCCAGCCAAAGAAAATCTTCACGAG aaagaaaagtaagtACCTGCAGCACCAAATATGAGGATGGAGATGGATGCTAcctcaacaaaaccaaaagaaaaaggaaaatgccaTTGCAACAGCTCTCTGCTACTAGCCACAGCAAAATAGACagggtgagaagcagcagctcttctgCCAACTTAATGGCCAAGAAACTTGTCATCCGCATGTTGATGGTGATCGTGattatgtttttcctttgctggaCTCCCATCTTCAGTGTCAATGCCTGGCGCGCGTTTGACACCACTTCAGCAGACCAGCGTCTCTCAGGGGCCCCTATCTCCTTTATCCACCTGTTGTCCTATACATCTGCCTGTGTGAACCCTATCATATACTGCTTTATGAACAAGCGTTTCCGCATGGGTTTTCTAGCCACTTTCACCTGCTGTGCAAAGCAAAAGCCCACTGCAATACGGGGAGAGGTTGGTGAtgaagaggaggggaagacaaCAGGAGCTTCACTCTCCAAATGTTCTTACACTCACATGAATGCATCTGCACCCCCCTGA